The Citrus sinensis cultivar Valencia sweet orange chromosome 4, DVS_A1.0, whole genome shotgun sequence DNA segment GAAGAGCAATAGGGACTGCTGGGCCTTTGGCTTTTGCAAAACCAACAACACCATGATAGTTCCCACAAGCTAACATGGCAGTGTATTTGACCACTTGCCCACCCTAGAgcataaaagacaaaaaagaaaaactcaatAATGATTGTATAGAGATTATATAGAGATTATTCTAAAATCAATGGTTAAAGATCAACTGATAATACCTTTGTAACTTTACATGTTCTGTTCACGTCTATCAATTTAACATCAAACCCCTGccattatttattaacaagtTAGTAGACAACATAGAAATGATTGAAAGATGAAAATCATGTGcacaaatacaaaaacaagGACTATAGGTATTTGAAATAAGACAGTGAAGGATTAAAAGTAAAGTACAAGACACACAAGATAATGGAAAAGACAAGGTAACAGAAATATTGATAACTAGAAATCCACCTAACTCTTCCAGGAAACTATTTCATAAACTGCAACCAAACATAAGTCTTAGATTCCAAGTAGAGAGAACAGCTTCAGTATTAGAACCATTAATCACAATCCATCTATTGCTCAGAACGATGTGCTGGCCTTGATATTTCAAGGAATTACATGCCACCCACAAACCATTCAAAAAGTCAACATGCAGGATGAAGAAGCATTGCaactacaaaaatattaagtttAAAAATCTGATTGTCTCTCAACGCACCCTCAAAGAAAAGGTTAGTccagaaaaacaaaatcccaaaattgagagaaaattttcttaaaataattttaacataagGTTCGTGAATGCATCTTGACCTGCAACTTTTCCAACTGGacattttctcttttacaaacattttatGGAATAGATCCTACAAGGATTATCTTGTATTTACAGCAAAGCCAAATACAACAATAGATAACTTTATACTATAGAGCACCGTACATTAAGTCTCATCAAGTTTATTGTTGTCCGTCAAATAAATGTAAGGACCACAGAAAGATTAAGGTCAAAATGACCATAAATCACAAGTTGCATGCTTCCGGGAGAACATCATAGGTCTCAAACGAGTTCCAGCCGtccaaaaatataatttatagaaGTTGTCCGAAATGTTCATCCTAAAGAAGGTGTATTACAACTCCAAATGGAGAAAAGAGGACTCCCATACCATAAAccatttaataaaacaaaaaggttGCATGACTAATCCGACATtgtcttgttattattttccaCTATCAGCAGATTACAATTTATGATTAGTACTATTGATGTCGTGTTTTAAAAGGTACTTTATGCTGATTGGTcatgaattatttaaatatttcttagtCGTCATTCAATACCACATTGATAATGAAACCTTGCAACATTCGATGAATGAAACACATCAACTAAATTTCCAAACTTCATGAATACTTTCTGTTCCACGCAACAACTTGTTGGAAGTAAAGGACAAAAGAAGgaaaacagaagaaaagaTACAAATAGAAGTGTAGTTCAAGGGCTGCAGATTAGATAGTTATTTTTCCTAAAGAAATAAAGGAAGCATTCATTTATCCttgaattaatatattaaaggaTAATCTTGGCCCTaagttatatataatattgtttGCTAACAAAAGAAATCAAGGAGAATGATGTTGGAACTTACTTTCCTATAAAGAGgccttcttttcttctctgtcAAAGCATTTCTCTCCTCTGCGAGATCTCGGATCTCCTCCTCTAGAAGCTTTCCTTTTTTACCAAATGTGTGATCCAACTCTGCTAGCTTCTCTTCAAGTTTCTTGTCTATGGCATTGAGCCTCTCTAACAATATATCATCTCTCTCTTTCATATCATCGAACTCCTCTTCATCGTCATCATCAACTCCCCCTTGTAACAGTCGCTTCTCTTCATCCATTTCGGCATTTTCTACAGCATCAACATTGGGTCCTGCTTGCTCATGACGAATGACTCCATAATTAGTAGGATTATTAGGATCATACACTTCTTTCCACTCCACCAACCTCATAGCTCTATTAAGCTTCTGTTGAAGCATGAACTTATCTTTGCCTTCTGCTTCTTTCAGTCGATTCATCAACTCACCAATGACCCTATATTCATGGCGGAGAGGGAAATGTTTCTGCTCAAATTTGTCAATTTTGTTCATCCACTTAAAAGCTTCGTCCGGAGTCTCTGTGAAGAcattcaaaaggaaaatctCTCTTCATCTCACTGCTAAGCCACTAACTACTGATAgaattataaatcaatatgTGTTGAATAATACACAGCAAAATTTCAACtctaaaaccaaaaacaaaatgggATTTTAATTCTACAAATACATACCATGTATTGCTagcaagaaaaaagaaaataacagtTTCAAGTAATAACAAAGTTCACCTTCCAAAGTCAATCTTTTTTCCATTCAACACTTCTCTTAACCTACCAAATATTCAGACGCTGAAAACAACTTAAAACTCATTTTACAGAGAAAATTGAATATTGAAGCGAATATCTGTATACTTCAGAGTATTCAATTCACAAAAAGCTGACTTCATGTATTCTTGTTCACATTGTCGACAATTTActataataaaagataaaaccataaaaattgCATAGTTAACAGCCAAGTAAACATTCCACAACATTCTCAGTCAATAAAAAACAAGCATGCAAATTCCAAAACACTGCATAAATATTACTAggtaattaaacaaaatttaaattctttatacACAATTTCTCAACAAATTTATATACCAGCCTCAGTGAAGTTCTGGAGCAGCTCCTTGtgtcttttgaatttcttctGAAATACTTGAAACCTTTTATTCACAGCATCTCTAGAAAACCTTTCATCATCCTCATCGCTATCAGAATCAGTGGGTTCTTCATATAAGTTCAAGTCCCCGGTATCCTTCAACCTCTCTTTCTCAAGCTTCTCGATCAATGGTCCAACGCCCATGTAATCCTCCTCATCTTCTTGATCAATGTCTTTTGTATCCAATCCTTGCCTCTTCCTcgcttctctctctctcccctttTCGCGCTCCACTTCAGCCAGCAGGTCTTGAGCTACTCTAGAATATGCAGAGCCTGTGGAGAAATGGCTTTTCAACAAAATTGAGGGCTTTGATGTTTGGTTGTAGCGAAAGTGTGAGAAAGTTGAAATTTTCCGAGAAAATGAGTAAATGGGTTTGGCGGAGTACTCTTGTGATGCATTTGGGAAATGGGTTCTTGGTGGCAAGGGGTTTGGGGGAGTTTGGTTGGTGAGAAAATGTGGGAAAGTTGAGATTTTCCGGGAAAATGAAAGTGGGGTTTTAGTAGGGTTTTTGAGGTTTTGGTTGAGTAGTAGACGAGACCATGAAAATGGTCGGGTTTTGTTGGTCATCGCTGCCAGTAGAGATGTTATTGATTCATTTGAGTGGATGAGAAGGAGAACTGAGtgaaaggggaaaaaatgagagaaaaacagagagaaaatgagagaaaattttgaactcaCTAGGGTTTTAGACTGCTTGCCAGTGTGATGGCTGATGATGTTATTCGCTTGGATCCATATTCAGAATCTCAAAATGTAAGCCCATAAAAGTGGCCCAATCATGgtgaaaagataaagaaaagattattCCAGGGATTTATTAAACTAGGAGTCCCttcaatttacaaataaacaacGAAGCGTATATAACTTTATAATACATTCAAATGCATCCAGTTCCAccagaataaataaaattttacataatttgtTTTACATGATTGTTGTTTACAAATCACTTATacgtttattaattaataattaaaatgggaTAGAATCgtaatgaaaaatgaaaataaaaataaattttttattttagttgtaGGAATAAGAATAAGTTGTATTGTTATTAAcggaaaatgaaagaatatttataaattttattttgtatctcTTTGTCTCTTGTACTTGCAATGATCAAGTATACTAAATAGTTGGCCTTATttatgaataatgataaatatcccaaattttatatcaaaacaACTCTCctaaataatatgatatttacaaattaatttataatttatttaaaaattgaataaataaattatattatttcacCAATCAATTAATGAGTATCACAttatttaagataattttaaaatatgcagCACTACTTTATATCCTTCGTTTATGATCACTTCTATGTGACTCTCCGTTTGgtacagcttattaaatagagcttatagcagtagagcttataccaATAGAGTTTTTGAACAAAAAGCCATTTgatgtttggttgtcaattaaaaaaatacttttaaaccattaaagtgtttggttgtgtaaaattaaaagtgattttgtgtaattaaattactaaaaatgatatgtattcataattatataacatGTAACAAAATACATCCAagctattaattaataagaaaaaatcagttcaatcatttctttaattttcaaaattaaaaattacataattggTATATTCtcttaaacaaataatactatctaaattaaaatgataattaataatataactgAAATGTTAACGGAACATGAGAAGTATCGCATTACTTGGTATCCTCCTCACCAAAAATGTTGGCTATGACTATGATCGGTCTCTCAAGTGTTGGTTATGTATTAGGgattgtaaaattaaagtgctagttatttaaaaaaaaaaaagtgaagtgGCGGTAGCAATATGTTTATATGGTGGCAACAATTTTCGTAGGATAGGTTTTATACAAAGGgtattatgtaattaataaaatatgttaaggatatttttgatattatatattttttagaaaagctctctaatctctactcccaaaagctcaaattttgggcttttgctagtagaggtaaattaacttatttaagttaaaaaaaactctactaaaaaaataatcaaataccataaaaatttttaaaaagtgcttatgagattaaataagcacttatatCTCTTAAATAAGTCATATCAAACAGGCACTtaggctccgtttggtacatcttattaaatagagcttataacagtagagcttataccaatagtatttttggataaaaagtcattgggtgtttgattgtcaataaaaaagtacttttgaaccattaaactttgtgatattttttatattatatattttttagaaaaactcTCTAACCTCtacttttaaaagctcaaattttagatttttgttagtagaggtaaattagcttatttaaactaaaaaaactctattaaaaaaataaccaaatactataaaaaattttaaaaagtgcttatGGGATTAATTAAGCACTTATGGCTCTTAAATAAGCTATACCAAACAGGCACTTAACGGTCATTCGCGCAAAGGGacgaatttaaaacaaatgataaaaatatgaacttatttgttttttcaaagACTATATGGATAATTTGGCAATTTTACAACCCATGGAGAAATGTTGCGCTAGGGGCCGGGAGGAGCAAATTGAACCACTCTGGTGCTTCATCTCTGTCATGTTGTTTCAGTCTAACTGTTGCTGAGAGAGCTATTGAAGCTCTGAAGTGACATACCAAAAATTCATTCTTTACAACCAATACAAAAACATTGCAGTACGAATACATCATAGTTATGATAAAGCACCTGAATAAGCAAAGAAAAGCCCTGTTTCCATCATATTTTCTCTCGAAATCCCTCACTTTCTCATCAACCAATAACCCTCACAATCCCCACAGTAAACTCGCAATAAACTCATCTCTCAAAAACAACCCACCCCATCCTAACAACTGCAGAAATGCCACTGCCATCTCCCCTGCAAAATCCCATCTTTACGCTTATTTCTTTTGCACTCTCATACAGCTTTACCTAACCTGTGGCAGATTCGCAAAGGCATCAGATACATTCTTTACAATGAGGAACTTCAATATTATTCCCGTTTTGTCCCTTTGGAATAAGCTTATTTACCATTTCAATGCCTCTGGCTTGGTCTCTCAGGTATGGATTGTTTATACACACATGATCTCATGTGGGGTTTTGCCAAATGTTTTCACTATCAATGTGTTGGTCCACTCTTTTTGTAAAGTGGGTAACTTGAGTTTTGCTTTGGATTTTCTTCGAAATGTTGAAATTGATGTTGATAATGTAACATATAATACTGTCATTTGGGGGTTTTGTGAGCAAGGATTAGCTAACCAGGGGTTTGGGTTGCTGTCAATAATGGTAAAGAATGGCATTAGTGTTGATTCTTTTAGTTGTAATACATTAGTTAAGGGATTTTGTAGAATTGGGATGGTTAAGTATGGAGAGTGGGTTATGGATAATTTAGTGAATGGTGGGGTTTGTAGAGATGTTATAGGTTTTAACATATTGATTGATGGCTATTGTAAAAGTGGAGATTTGAGTTCTGCCCTCAAATTGATGGAGGGAATGAGGAGGGAGGGTGTTATTCCTGATATTGTTAGTTATAATACTTTAATCAGTGGATTTTGCAAAAGAGGTGATTTTGTTAAGGCTAAGAGTTTGATTGATGAAGTTTTGGGGTCTCAGAAGGAAAGAGATGCTGATACATCTAAAGCTGACAATTTTGAGAATGAAAATGGGAATGTGGAAGTTGAACCAAATTTGATTACTCATACTACACTTATAAGTGCATATTGTAAGCAGCAGGCACTTGAAGAAGCACTTGGTTTGTACGAGGAAATGGTTAAGTATGGGTTCTTGCCTGATGTAGTTACTTACAGTTCCATTATGGGTGGTCTTTGCAAGTGTGGGAGGTTGGCTGAAGCAAAAATGCTTTTTAGGGAGATGGAGAAGATGGGTGTGGATCCAAATCATGTATCTTATACTACTCTTATTGATTCTTTATTCAAAGCAGGGTGTGCCATGGAAGCTTTTGCTCTTCAAAGCCAAATGATGGTCCGTGGTGTTGCCTTTGATGTGGTTGTGTACACCACATTGATGGATGGTCTTTTTAAGGCTGGAAGGCCCAGTGAGGCAGAGGACactttcaatttgattttgaagcaTAATTTAGTTTCCAATCATGTCACCTATTCTTCACTGATTGATGGATGCTGCAAATTAGGGGACATGAGTGCTGCAGAATCTATCCTGCAAGAAATGGAGGAGAAACATGTTGTTCCAAATGTTATTACTTATTCCTCTATCATAAATGGTTATGTTAAAAAGGGAATGCTCGATGAAGCAGCAAATGTCATGAGAAAGATGAAGAGTCAAAATATCATGCcaaatgttttcatttttgctGCACTAATTGATGGTTATTTCAAAGCAGGTAAACAAGAAGTTGCCTTCGATCTTTATAATGACCTGAAACTGGTAGGAATGGAGGAAAACAATTATATACttgatatttttgtaaacTATTTGAAAAGACatggaaaaatgaaagaagcCAATGGATTGGTCGTAAATATGATGTCCCGGGGCTTGGTACCTGACCGGGTTAACTACACATCTTTGATGGATGGCTTCTTTAAAGTGGGAAAGGAGACAGCTGCTCTGAACATAGCACAAGAAATGacagaaaaaaatattccTTTTGATGTCACTGCATACAATGTCCTAATTAATGGTCTCTTGAGACATGGCAAATGTGAAGTACAATCTGTTTATTCTGGAATGAAAGAGATGGGTTTAACTCCAGACCTTGCCACATACAACATCATGATTAGTGCAAGCTGCAAGCAGGGGAACCTGGAAATTGCTTTTAAACTTTGGGATGAGATGAGGAGGAATGGGATAATGCCAAATTCAGTCACTTGTAATGTTCTGGTTGGAGGACTTGTTGGATTTGGTGAGATTGAAAAAGCTATGGATGTTTTGAATGATATGCTGGTTTGGGGGTTTTCCCCGACCTCAACCACTA contains these protein-coding regions:
- the LOC102608355 gene encoding pentatricopeptide repeat-containing protein At5g14770, mitochondrial isoform X1; protein product: MIKHLNKQRKALFPSYFLSKSLTFSSTNNPHNPHSKLAINSSLKNNPPHPNNCRNATAISPAKSHLYAYFFCTLIQLYLTCGRFAKASDTFFTMRNFNIIPVLSLWNKLIYHFNASGLVSQVWIVYTHMISCGVLPNVFTINVLVHSFCKVGNLSFALDFLRNVEIDVDNVTYNTVIWGFCEQGLANQGFGLLSIMVKNGISVDSFSCNTLVKGFCRIGMVKYGEWVMDNLVNGGVCRDVIGFNILIDGYCKSGDLSSALKLMEGMRREGVIPDIVSYNTLISGFCKRGDFVKAKSLIDEVLGSQKERDADTSKADNFENENGNVEVEPNLITHTTLISAYCKQQALEEALGLYEEMVKYGFLPDVVTYSSIMGGLCKCGRLAEAKMLFREMEKMGVDPNHVSYTTLIDSLFKAGCAMEAFALQSQMMVRGVAFDVVVYTTLMDGLFKAGRPSEAEDTFNLILKHNLVSNHVTYSSLIDGCCKLGDMSAAESILQEMEEKHVVPNVITYSSIINGYVKKGMLDEAANVMRKMKSQNIMPNVFIFAALIDGYFKAGKQEVAFDLYNDLKLVGMEENNYILDIFVNYLKRHGKMKEANGLVVNMMSRGLVPDRVNYTSLMDGFFKVGKETAALNIAQEMTEKNIPFDVTAYNVLINGLLRHGKCEVQSVYSGMKEMGLTPDLATYNIMISASCKQGNLEIAFKLWDEMRRNGIMPNSVTCNVLVGGLVGFGEIEKAMDVLNDMLVWGFSPTSTTIKILLDTSSKSRRGDVILQMHERLVDMGVRLNQAYYNSLITILCRLGMTRKATSVLEDMRGRGIMMDTITYNALIRGYWVSSHINKALATYTQMINEGVSPNTATYNILLGIFLGTGSTKEVDDLFGEMKKRGLKPDASTYDTLISGHAKIGNKKESIQIYCEMITKGYVPKTSTYNVLIGDFAKEGKMHQARELLKEMQARGRNPNSSTYDILIGGWCELSNEPELDRTLILSYRAEAKKLFMEMNEKGFVPCESTQTCFSSTFARPGKKADAQRLLQEFYKSNDI
- the LOC102608355 gene encoding pentatricopeptide repeat-containing protein At5g14770, mitochondrial isoform X2 — translated: MIKHLNKQRKALFPSYFLSKSLTFSSTNNPHNPHSKLAINSSLKNNPPHPNNCRNATAISPAKSHLYAYFFCTLIQLYLTCGRFAKASDTFFTMRNFNIIPVLSLWNKLIYHFNASGLVSQVWIVYTHMISCGVLPNVFTINVLVHSFCKVGNLSFALDFLRNVEIDVDNVTYNTVIWGFCEQGLANQGFGLLSIMVKNGISVDSFSCNTLVKGFCRIGMVKYGEWVMDNLVNGGVCRDVIGFNILIDGYCKSGDLSSALKLMEGMRREGVIPDIVSYNTLISGFCKRGDFVKAKSLIDEVLGSQKERDADTSKADNFENENGNVEVEPNLITHTTLISAYCKQQALEEALGLYEEMVKYGFLPDVVTYSSIMGGLCKCGRLAEAKMLFREMEKMGVDPNHVSYTTLIDSLFKAGCAMEAFALQSQMMVRGVAFDVVVYTTLMDGLFKAGRPSEAEDTFNLILKHNLVSNHVTYSSLIDGCCKLGDMSAAESILQEMEEKHVVPNVITYSSIINGYVKKGMLDEAANVMRKMKSQNIMPNVFIFAALIDGYFKAGKQEVAFDLYNDLKLVGMEENNYILDIFVNYLKRHGKMKEANGLVVNMMSRGLVPDRVNYTSLMDGFFKVGKETAALNIAQEMTEKNIPFDVTAYNVLINGLLRHGKCEVQSVYSGMKEMGLTPDLATYNIMISASCKQGNLEIAFKLWDEMRRNGIMPNSVTCNVLVGGLVGFGEIEKAMDVLNDMLVWGFSPTSTTIKILLDTSSKSRRGDVILQMHERLVDMGVRLNQAYYNSLITILCRLGMTRKATSVLEDMRGRGIMMDTITYNALIRGYWVFFWVLVQRKRWMIYLVK
- the LOC102608648 gene encoding uncharacterized protein LOC102608648 — translated: MTNKTRPFSWSRLLLNQNLKNPTKTPLSFSRKISTFPHFLTNQTPPNPLPPRTHFPNASQEYSAKPIYSFSRKISTFSHFRYNQTSKPSILLKSHFSTGSAYSRVAQDLLAEVEREKGREREARKRQGLDTKDIDQEDEEDYMGVGPLIEKLEKERLKDTGDLNLYEEPTDSDSDEDDERFSRDAVNKRFQVFQKKFKRHKELLQNFTEAETPDEAFKWMNKIDKFEQKHFPLRHEYRVIGELMNRLKEAEGKDKFMLQQKLNRAMRLVEWKEVYDPNNPTNYGVIRHEQAGPNVDAVENAEMDEEKRLLQGGVDDDDEEEFDDMKERDDILLERLNAIDKKLEEKLAELDHTFGKKGKLLEEEIRDLAEERNALTEKKRRPLYRKGFDVKLIDVNRTCKVTKGGQVVKYTAMLACGNYHGVVGFAKAKGPAVPIALQKAYEKCFQNLHYVERHEEHTIAHAIQTSYKKTKVYLWPAPTATGMKAGRTVQTILHLAGFKNVKSKVVGSRNPHNTVKALFKALNAIETPKDVEEKFGRTVVEKYLL